Below is a window of Solanum stenotomum isolate F172 chromosome 7, ASM1918654v1, whole genome shotgun sequence DNA.
TGTAGGGCAATGTCTGATCTTGTGGCCCAACTCACCACAACCGAAACAAACATTGGAACCCGCTAGGCATTCACCCACATATCTTCTATCACACTTACTACATCCTGGTAACAGAACCCCACTACTATCTCCTTGAGGCTTAAGGTTAGACACCATTTCTTGGTTGAACTTAGGAGTGTTTCGAGAACCTTGCCCGGGGAACTTTTGTCTATATTTAAGGCGACCATGGCCATCGGACCTTGCATGAGAGGGATCATCATCCTCTATTATAGACCTCTTTTTTTCCCTAGACTCTTCCTTGAGTTTCccctcctcaatttgttgagtgTACACCATAAGAcatgagatatccatatcatggaGGAGCATTTCCGTACTACATTCTTTTTCTACCATGTCGGACATCCCGACATAAAACTACTCATCTTAGCCCTTGAGTCTGCCACCATAGATAGACTATACTTGGAGAGCTAGGAGAACTTTAGAGAATATTCATTAACACTCGTACTtgatgaaggttaatgaactcttgcACTTTTGCTTCCCTCcactcaaggggaaagaacctatcaagaaacacTGATTTAAACAATTCCCACTCTACGAGACCCGCTCCTACCAGCCTATCTCCCTTCCATTGTCCATACCACACTTGAGCAACATCcctcaattggtaagcggctaacTTTGCCTTCTCCAACAGAGTCACCCCCATAATGGCAATTACCTTATAGACCCCGTCGATAAACCTTTGAGGATCTTCtaccactttggagccataaaattccagagggttcatcctcataaaATGCCTCACTCTTGATGccgtcgtacccacatttgggttcacgggggctaccacctctctattggcttgggtTGTCATGGTTTGAGCCAACACTTTAAAAGCCGTCCTACGCTCCACATTTGTCACATTCTCACCTATAGGGTCAATTGGAGCTTGATGAGGAGCTTGAAGAGGAACTTATTGCTCCACattgtcttcctcattccttcAAGTACTAGCCCTCctagtagtcatatcctgaaaACCATCAGGCAcggattaggagaaagacctaatAAAgtcaaactctatggcacgacataaagaatgaaaaagtgaatTTTCCTAAGAATC
It encodes the following:
- the LOC125869803 gene encoding uncharacterized protein LOC125869803 yields the protein MVEKECSTEMLLHDMDISCLMVYTQQIEEGKLKEESREKKRSIIEDDDPSHARSDGHGRLKYRQKFPGQGSRNTPKFNQEMVSNLKPQGDSSGVLLPGCSKCDRRYVGECLAGSNVCFGCGELGHKIRHCPTFARNKGDSRRRYQPYPSSSPICSGGNSPKKNRFYALQARGEQECPPNIAPDMCFMLV